The following coding sequences are from one Pseudonocardia sp. HH130630-07 window:
- a CDS encoding thiolase family protein, whose amino-acid sequence MTPGPDAPALPDDTPVVVAAYRTAIGTAGGALRDHTVDALAAPVLAALAAHTDAPVDDVLLGNVFGPGGNPARVAALAAGLGATVPGMTVDRQCASGLSAIVTAAAAVRADPGSTYLAGGAESPSTAPARTRPDGTGYTRAPFAPAGHPDPDMGPAADLVAARAGISRERQDTFAARSHARAVDAQRAGRFTAEIVGGGPAHLVDGDERPRDRFTTERLARFRPAFTPDGTHTAANSCGVNDGAAAVLLVSEARRRELGVPGLALEAAATRACPPELLGLGAVPAIAAVQGGPPDAVEFTEAFAGQVLACLDATGLDETVVSPDGGAIALGHPWGASGAVLVVRLFHRLVVQGLGATGLAALSSGGGLGVATRWRVVR is encoded by the coding sequence ATGACCCCCGGCCCGGACGCACCGGCGCTCCCTGACGACACGCCGGTCGTCGTCGCCGCGTACCGCACCGCGATCGGCACCGCGGGCGGCGCCCTGCGCGACCACACCGTCGACGCGCTCGCCGCGCCCGTGCTGGCCGCGCTGGCGGCACACACCGACGCCCCGGTCGACGACGTGCTGCTCGGCAACGTCTTCGGGCCCGGCGGCAACCCGGCCCGGGTGGCCGCGCTCGCCGCCGGGCTGGGTGCGACGGTGCCCGGCATGACCGTCGACCGGCAGTGCGCCAGCGGGCTGTCCGCGATCGTCACCGCGGCCGCGGCCGTCCGGGCCGACCCCGGGAGCACGTACCTCGCCGGTGGGGCCGAGTCGCCGTCGACCGCGCCGGCACGGACCCGGCCGGACGGGACCGGCTACACCCGCGCCCCGTTCGCCCCGGCCGGGCACCCGGACCCGGACATGGGCCCGGCCGCCGATCTCGTCGCCGCCCGCGCGGGGATCTCCCGGGAACGCCAGGACACCTTCGCCGCCCGCAGCCACGCCCGCGCCGTCGACGCGCAGCGGGCCGGCCGGTTCACCGCCGAGATCGTCGGGGGCGGCCCGGCCCACCTCGTCGACGGCGACGAGCGGCCCCGGGACCGGTTCACCACCGAGCGGCTCGCCCGGTTCCGGCCCGCCTTCACCCCGGACGGGACGCACACCGCCGCGAACTCCTGCGGGGTCAACGACGGCGCGGCCGCCGTGCTCCTGGTGTCCGAGGCGCGCCGCCGGGAGCTCGGCGTCCCCGGCCTCGCGCTGGAGGCCGCGGCGACCCGGGCGTGCCCGCCGGAGCTGCTCGGACTGGGCGCGGTGCCGGCGATCGCCGCGGTGCAGGGCGGACCACCGGACGCGGTCGAGTTCACCGAGGCGTTCGCCGGCCAGGTGCTGGCCTGCCTCGACGCGACCGGCCTGGACGAGACCGTCGTGAGCCCGGACGGCGGCGCGATCGCGCTCGGCCACCCGTGGGGCGCGTCCGGGGCCGTGCTCGTCGTGCGGCTGTTCCACCGGCTCGTCGTGCAGGGCCTCGGCGCGACCGGGCTGGCCGCGCTGTCCTCCGGGGGCGGCCTCGGCGTCGCCACCCGCTGGCGGGTCGTCCGATGA
- a CDS encoding energy-coupling factor ABC transporter ATP-binding protein yields MIEFDGVGHRYGERVVLDGVDLTLPQRRVALIGANGSGKSTLARTVNGLVHPGTGTVRVDGRDPARQGAAVRRRVGFVFSDPDSQIVMPTAAEDVAFSLRRTVRDRAERARIAAERLTEFGLGAHLEHPAHQLSGGQKQLLALCAVLVGDPDVLVCDEPTTLLDLRNKRLFAERLAGLRQQVLLATHDLDLLDGFERVIVLDGGRVVADDEPGPAVAHYRRICAQ; encoded by the coding sequence ATGATCGAGTTCGACGGCGTCGGCCACCGCTACGGCGAGCGGGTCGTGCTCGACGGCGTCGATCTCACGCTGCCGCAGCGCCGGGTGGCGCTGATCGGCGCGAACGGCTCCGGCAAGTCGACCCTGGCCAGGACGGTGAACGGCCTGGTCCACCCCGGGACCGGCACCGTACGGGTGGACGGCCGCGACCCCGCACGCCAGGGAGCCGCCGTCCGCCGCCGGGTCGGCTTCGTCTTCAGCGACCCGGACTCGCAGATCGTGATGCCGACGGCGGCCGAGGACGTCGCGTTCTCGCTGCGGCGGACCGTGCGCGATCGCGCGGAGCGGGCCCGGATCGCCGCCGAGCGGTTGACCGAGTTCGGCCTGGGCGCGCACCTGGAACACCCCGCGCACCAGCTCTCCGGCGGGCAGAAGCAGCTCCTCGCGCTGTGCGCGGTCCTCGTCGGGGACCCGGACGTGCTGGTCTGCGACGAGCCCACGACCCTGCTCGACCTGCGCAACAAACGGTTGTTCGCCGAGCGGCTGGCCGGGTTGCGCCAGCAGGTCCTGCTCGCCACCCACGACCTCGACCTGCTCGACGGCTTCGAGCGCGTCATCGTGCTCGACGGCGGCCGGGTCGTCGCCGACGACGAGCCGGGGCCCGCCGTCGCCCACTACCGCAGGATCTGCGCGCAGTGA
- a CDS encoding energy-coupling factor transporter transmembrane component T family protein produces the protein MTPLGLYEPGTSLLHRAPAGPSLLVVLVVAGGSVLVTDPRVLGAVCGLVALGYLVARIPWRRLRSVLRTLAVLLVLIGLVQWWLLGPDRALVIALRLVAAIGVATLFTLTTRVDDLVDAVERGLGPLRRFGVDPERLGLLVGLTIQSVGTLSGIAGQVRAAARARGAGGSVTAFAVPFMVRTLRHADALGEALAARGWGDRD, from the coding sequence GTGACCCCGCTCGGCCTCTACGAGCCCGGCACCAGCCTGCTGCACCGGGCGCCCGCGGGCCCGTCACTGCTGGTGGTGCTCGTCGTGGCCGGGGGCTCCGTGCTCGTCACCGACCCGCGGGTGCTCGGTGCGGTGTGCGGGCTCGTGGCGCTCGGCTACCTCGTCGCCCGGATCCCGTGGCGACGGCTGCGGTCCGTCCTGCGCACGCTGGCCGTCCTGCTGGTCCTGATCGGTCTGGTGCAGTGGTGGCTGCTCGGCCCGGACCGGGCGCTGGTGATCGCACTGCGGCTCGTCGCGGCGATCGGCGTCGCCACCCTGTTCACACTGACGACGCGGGTGGACGACCTGGTCGACGCCGTCGAGCGCGGGCTCGGCCCGCTGCGGCGGTTCGGCGTCGATCCCGAGCGCCTCGGCCTTCTCGTCGGACTGACGATCCAGTCGGTCGGCACCCTGTCCGGGATCGCCGGGCAGGTCAGGGCGGCCGCCCGGGCCCGCGGGGCCGGTGGATCGGTGACGGCGTTCGCGGTGCCGTTCATGGTCCGGACGCTGCGGCACGCCGACGCGCTCGGCGAGGCACTGGCCGCCCGCGGCTGGGGCGACCGGGACTGA